The following proteins are co-located in the Bos indicus isolate NIAB-ARS_2022 breed Sahiwal x Tharparkar chromosome 8, NIAB-ARS_B.indTharparkar_mat_pri_1.0, whole genome shotgun sequence genome:
- the RPP25L gene encoding ribonuclease P protein subunit p25-like protein has product MEHYRKAGSVELPAPSPMPQLPPDTLEMRVRAGSKIRNLLGLALERLEGGSARHVVFSGSGRAAGKAVSCAEIVKRRVPGLYQLTKLRFLQTEDSWVPTSPDTGLDPLTVRSHVPAVWVLLSRDPLDPNEYGYQPPGAPPDLGPTPASSCGPQPRRRARDTRF; this is encoded by the coding sequence ATGGAGCACTATCGGAAAGCTGGCTCTGTGGAACTCCCCGCACCTTCCCCGATGCCCCAGCTGCCTCCTGATACCCTGGAGATGCGGGTTCGAGCCGGCAGCAAGATCCGCAACCTCTTGGGCCTGGCGCTGGAGCGGCTGGAGGGCGGCAGCGCTCGCCACGTGGTATTCTCAGGCTCTGGCCGCGCTGCAGGCAAGGCTGTCAGCTGTGCTGAGATTGTTAAACGGCGGGTACCAGGCTTGTACCAGCTTACCAAGCTGCGCTTCCTGCAGACCGAGGACAGCTGGGTGCCTACCTCACCTGACACGGGTCTGGATCCCCTCACGGTCCGCAGCCATGTGCCTGCAGTGTGGGTGCTGCTGAGCCGAGACCCCCTGGACCCCAATGAGTATGGCTACCAGCCCCCTGGGGCACCCCCTGACCTCGGGCCCACACCTGCCTCCAGCTGTGGCCCTCAGCCTAGAAGAAGGGCTCGAGATACCCGGTTCTGA
- the ARID3C gene encoding AT-rich interactive domain-containing protein 3C isoform X1, with amino-acid sequence MEALQRQQAARLAQGVGPLAPPHPPPPPPPPAAPPGPSFPGSHTLEAPEKGLGEVGAEEEEDGQDEEEEEAGAEDEAAKESRPGTRGSSSPSSQPPGPHPHEWTYEEQFKQLYELDADPKRKEFLDDLFSFMQKRGTPVNRVPIMAKQVLDLYALFRLVTAKGGLVEVINRKVWREVTRGLSLPTTITSAAFTLRTQYMKYLYPYECETRALSSPGELQAAIDSNRREGRRQAYTAAPLFGLAGQPPRGTPGPAPEPGPAPPTPGPRSAQGPASGLPAHACAQLSPSPIKKEESRIPTPRLALPVGLAFGPAREKVAPEEPPEKRAVLMGPMDLPRHSAPPSFLPRGKVPLRGVLFARRQPVPASQGPTNPAPQLPTGPPSSTSP; translated from the exons ATGGAAGCCCTGCAGAGACAGCAGGCAGCCAGGCTGGCCCAGGGGGTGGGGCCATTGGCCCCTccacacccaccaccaccaccaccaccaccagcagcaccaCCAGGGCCTTCCTTTCCTGGATCCCACACCCTGGAGGCCCCTGAGAAGGGGTTGGGGGAGGTTGGAGctgaggaagaagaggatggccaagatgaggaggaagaagaagctgGGGCAGAAGATGAGGCAGCCAAGGAGAGCCGGCCAGGGACCCGGGGCAGCAGCTCACCTTCCAGCCAGCCCCCTGGACCTCATCCCCACGAGTGGACCTACGAGGAGCAGTTCAAGCAG CTGTACGAGCTCGATGCAGACCCCAAGAGGAAAGAATTTCTGGATGACCTGTTTAGCTTCATGCAGAAGAGGG GGACACCCGTGAACCGTGTGCCCATTATGGCGAAGCAGGTGCTGGACCTGTACGCGCTGTTCCGCCTGGTGACGGCCAAGGGCGGTCTAGTGGAAGTCATCAATCGCAAGGTGTGGCGGGAGGTCACGCGCGGCCTCAGCCTGCCCACCACCATCACGTCGGCCGCCTTCACTCTACGCACCCA GTACATGAAGTATCTGTACCCGTACGAATGCGAGACGCGGGCGCTCAGCTCCCCTGGGGAGCTCCAGGCTGCCATCGACAGCAACCGGCGCGAGGGCCGTCGTCAGGCTTACACCGCAGCCCCGCTCTTCGGCCTGGCTGGGCAGCCACCTCGGGGCACTCCTGGTCCCGCCCCTGAGCCCGGGCCCGCCCCGCCTACGCCCGGCCCACGTTCTGCTCAAGGCCCCGCCTCTGGCCTGCCGGCCCACGCCTGCGCTCAGCTAAGCCCGAGCCCCATTAAGAAAG aggagAGCAGAATTCCCACCCCTCGACTGGCACTGCCTGTGGGCCTGGCCTTTGGACCTGCACGTGAGAAGGTGGCACCAGAGGAACCCCCAGAGAAGAGGGCTGTGCTGATGGGGCCCATGGACCTACCTCGACACAGCGCACCCCCCAGTTTCCTGCCCCGTGGCAAGGTTCCCCTTAGGG GTGTCCTCTTTGCCCGTCGCCAGCCTGTACCAGCTTCCCAGGGCCCAACCAACCCTGCACCCCAACTCCCAACAGGGCCCCCTTCCAGCACCTCACCCTGA
- the DCTN3 gene encoding dynactin subunit 3 isoform X2: protein MAAVTDVQRLQARVEELERWVYGPGGSRGSRKVADGLVKVQVALGNIASKRERVKVLYKKIEDLIKYLDPEYIDRIALPDASKLQFILAEEQFILSQVALLEQVEALVPMLDSTHIKAVPEHAARLQRLAQIHIQQQDQCVEITEESKALLEEYNKTVSFLLSWTPEECYSHSHLDL, encoded by the exons ATGGCGGCTGTGACCGATGTTCAGCGGCTACAGGCCCGGGTGGAGGAGCTGGAGCGCTGGGTGTACGGACCAGGCGGGTCTCGGGGCTCGCGGAAG GTGGCTGATGGCTTGGTCAAGGTGCAGGTGGCTTTGGGGAACATCGCCagcaagagggagagggtgaaggtTCTGTACAAAAAGA TTGAAGACTTGATCAAATACCTGGATCCTGAGTACATTGACCGCATTGCCTTACCTGATGCCTCCAAGCTGCAGTTCATCTTGGCAG AGGAGCAGTTCATTCTCTCGCAGGTTGCACTTCTGGAGCAGGTGGAGGCTCTGGTGCCCATGCTGGACAGCACTCACATCAAAG CCGTTCCTGAGCATGCTGCCCGCCTGCAGCGCTTGGCCCAGATCCACATCCAGCAGCAG GACCAGTGTGTGGAGATCACTGAGGAGTCCAAGGCGCTCCTGGAGGAATACAACAAGACTGTATCCTTTCTGCTCAGCTGGACCCCTGAGGAGTGCT ATTCTCATTCTCACCTTGACCTGTGA
- the DCTN3 gene encoding dynactin subunit 3 isoform X1 — translation MAAVTDVQRLQARVEELERWVYGPGGSRGSRKVADGLVKVQVALGNIASKRERVKVLYKKIEDLIKYLDPEYIDRIALPDASKLQFILAEEQFILSQVALLEQVEALVPMLDSTHIKAVPEHAARLQRLAQIHIQQQDQCVEITEESKALLEEYNKTTMLLSKQFVQWDELLCQLEAAKQVKPVEE, via the exons ATGGCGGCTGTGACCGATGTTCAGCGGCTACAGGCCCGGGTGGAGGAGCTGGAGCGCTGGGTGTACGGACCAGGCGGGTCTCGGGGCTCGCGGAAG GTGGCTGATGGCTTGGTCAAGGTGCAGGTGGCTTTGGGGAACATCGCCagcaagagggagagggtgaaggtTCTGTACAAAAAGA TTGAAGACTTGATCAAATACCTGGATCCTGAGTACATTGACCGCATTGCCTTACCTGATGCCTCCAAGCTGCAGTTCATCTTGGCAG AGGAGCAGTTCATTCTCTCGCAGGTTGCACTTCTGGAGCAGGTGGAGGCTCTGGTGCCCATGCTGGACAGCACTCACATCAAAG CCGTTCCTGAGCATGCTGCCCGCCTGCAGCGCTTGGCCCAGATCCACATCCAGCAGCAG GACCAGTGTGTGGAGATCACTGAGGAGTCCAAGGCGCTCCTGGAGGAATACAACAAGACT ACAATGCTTCTCTCCAAGCAGTTTGTGCAATGGGATGAACTTCTCTGCCAGCTAGAAGCTGCCAAGCAAGTGAAGCCTGTGGAAGAGTGA
- the ARID3C gene encoding AT-rich interactive domain-containing protein 3C isoform X2 — MEALQRQQAARLAQGVGPLAPPHPPPPPPPPAAPPGPSFPGSHTLEAPEKGLGEVGAEEEEDGQDEEEEEAGAEDEAAKESRPGTRGSSSPSSQPPGPHPHEWTYEEQFKQLYELDADPKRKEFLDDLFSFMQKRGTPVNRVPIMAKQVLDLYALFRLVTAKGGLVEVINRKVWREVTRGLSLPTTITSAAFTLRTQYMKYLYPYECETRALSSPGELQAAIDSNRREGRRQAYTAAPLFGLAGQPPRGTPGPAPEPGPAPPTPGPRSAQGPASGLPAHACAQLSPSPIKKEESRIPTPRLALPVGLAFGPAREKVAPEEPPEKRAVLMGPMDLPRHSAPPSFLPRGKVPLREERLDGPLSLAGTGISSINMALEINGVVYTGVLFARRQPVPASQGPTNPAPQLPTGPPSSTSP; from the exons ATGGAAGCCCTGCAGAGACAGCAGGCAGCCAGGCTGGCCCAGGGGGTGGGGCCATTGGCCCCTccacacccaccaccaccaccaccaccaccagcagcaccaCCAGGGCCTTCCTTTCCTGGATCCCACACCCTGGAGGCCCCTGAGAAGGGGTTGGGGGAGGTTGGAGctgaggaagaagaggatggccaagatgaggaggaagaagaagctgGGGCAGAAGATGAGGCAGCCAAGGAGAGCCGGCCAGGGACCCGGGGCAGCAGCTCACCTTCCAGCCAGCCCCCTGGACCTCATCCCCACGAGTGGACCTACGAGGAGCAGTTCAAGCAG CTGTACGAGCTCGATGCAGACCCCAAGAGGAAAGAATTTCTGGATGACCTGTTTAGCTTCATGCAGAAGAGGG GGACACCCGTGAACCGTGTGCCCATTATGGCGAAGCAGGTGCTGGACCTGTACGCGCTGTTCCGCCTGGTGACGGCCAAGGGCGGTCTAGTGGAAGTCATCAATCGCAAGGTGTGGCGGGAGGTCACGCGCGGCCTCAGCCTGCCCACCACCATCACGTCGGCCGCCTTCACTCTACGCACCCA GTACATGAAGTATCTGTACCCGTACGAATGCGAGACGCGGGCGCTCAGCTCCCCTGGGGAGCTCCAGGCTGCCATCGACAGCAACCGGCGCGAGGGCCGTCGTCAGGCTTACACCGCAGCCCCGCTCTTCGGCCTGGCTGGGCAGCCACCTCGGGGCACTCCTGGTCCCGCCCCTGAGCCCGGGCCCGCCCCGCCTACGCCCGGCCCACGTTCTGCTCAAGGCCCCGCCTCTGGCCTGCCGGCCCACGCCTGCGCTCAGCTAAGCCCGAGCCCCATTAAGAAAG aggagAGCAGAATTCCCACCCCTCGACTGGCACTGCCTGTGGGCCTGGCCTTTGGACCTGCACGTGAGAAGGTGGCACCAGAGGAACCCCCAGAGAAGAGGGCTGTGCTGATGGGGCCCATGGACCTACCTCGACACAGCGCACCCCCCAGTTTCCTGCCCCGTGGCAAGGTTCCCCTTAGGG AAGAGCGGCTGGATGGGCCTCTCAGTCTGGCAGGCACTGGTATCAGCAGTATCAACATGGCCCTAGAGATCAACGGGGTGGTCTACACTG GTGTCCTCTTTGCCCGTCGCCAGCCTGTACCAGCTTCCCAGGGCCCAACCAACCCTGCACCCCAACTCCCAACAGGGCCCCCTTCCAGCACCTCACCCTGA